The Sporocytophaga myxococcoides genome includes a window with the following:
- a CDS encoding T9SS type A sorting domain-containing protein has product MKKIFTLILMALLLYAGPGWATVYYSKGVPGVGGSGLIANTLANWVTGTDGTGTSPATFLNAGDEFHILNGHNIKATSKWTVAGRVFIESGGTFVAGSFDHDITLNTVGNAKYNISVSNDEYSYNNLKFGTISPSSTFTFSVGEDVFFTPRNLNYPNISITGTAIGYVFVDANLTANNFSIDGPTIINLTSTLTITQNLSVKNGNLNVDDAGTIQVGGNLTIAGGTFSARNYGAGTNTINVTGVLGISAGTFNGSASENAAASVVFNIGSFNMTGGIFNGAAGNASTLINISGSYSLTNGDYNALISSSGQTTIALKGTNGNITSTVPMTNGVQDVIVTGSYKLLSDFEVGKALTLSAGNLNLNGYILKLDDALNITNGTLTGSNTSGIYFASATVGANLPAITLGKLTIDRTEQTINLIGNVTVHEELKFTSGNLSIGSNILTIGDKIIGSGLIGGPTSNMVFNGSTPATDIPGLTLQNLTISRPNGINLAGNVTVGGILTLTNGTLDNSSNILTLANNATIVRDQGSLSALPTFAGLINLVYNGLTAVNSYYEIPTSSVALNNLTINKSGGSGLTLISNVTVNGILTIPSGGILSAGNQTINIKNNWVNNGTFNAGTGTVNFAGTTTISGSSSNTFYNVSLASGASLTVPATTTTINGDFLATAPSTFNHNNGTITYAGAGTQNIAGLNYYNLTSANTGTRILNGTIGIANTFSPGTNSYTATGSTINFNGTNQTINAFSYNNLSLSNSGTKTPAEATLTANNLTISGTAILAGNGKTINVAGNWTTHGAAAFAETGSKVVFIGSVPQTITTTGGEIFNDLTVNSTSTVSLNSATTVNGILALTNGILASGGNLTLNLNSGSVAYNTGDAGTVTGNIKISKSVNSTKTHYLACPLIGATANDFADNTPVTDPTKPGSTRLYEYIDGAWSPITEMNTGLAPFKAYSLYFTAPTTLDFTGTYGHGTVPSEITFPNSTSGFRMIGNPFPSTIDWTQSGWTKNNINNAIYYWDAATSKYASFVNGSGINGGTQYIPALQGFFVTTSGTGGTASLSMTNNVRTTSQSPSLWRTSVDNQPVLNLTAQNGAYSDETVLKFTEDASDLFDGNLDALKLKNAGNNPNFYSLTNGRSYAINSLPLNYIDSTIPLKLEAPVTGNYVISASQFTGFDTTDIILEDKLLNISYDLKSSNGYSAAITKGDTAIRFFIKFRKADVVTGLSNQTEGKVAVNAIGNTVNVYFSNIEEKEASVVFLNIIGQEVDRSENVSISQGVYTKSLKVSTGIYIVKVKAGNKVYTEKIYINN; this is encoded by the coding sequence ATGAAAAAAATTTTTACACTTATACTAATGGCACTTCTATTGTATGCAGGGCCGGGATGGGCGACGGTGTATTATTCCAAAGGTGTACCAGGAGTTGGCGGTAGTGGACTTATTGCAAATACACTTGCCAATTGGGTAACTGGAACTGATGGAACAGGTACCAGTCCTGCTACCTTTTTAAATGCAGGAGACGAATTTCACATATTAAATGGACATAACATTAAAGCTACCAGCAAATGGACTGTTGCAGGCAGAGTTTTCATTGAAAGCGGAGGAACTTTTGTTGCTGGCTCATTCGACCATGATATAACTCTCAACACTGTAGGAAATGCGAAATATAATATTTCTGTTTCTAATGACGAATATTCTTACAATAATCTAAAGTTTGGAACAATCAGCCCTTCAAGCACTTTTACCTTTAGTGTCGGTGAAGATGTTTTTTTTACTCCAAGAAATTTAAATTACCCAAACATTTCAATCACTGGAACAGCTATTGGTTATGTTTTTGTAGATGCCAATTTAACAGCTAACAATTTTAGTATTGATGGTCCGACCATAATTAACCTAACAAGCACATTAACAATTACTCAAAATCTGTCCGTTAAAAACGGTAATCTAAATGTTGATGATGCCGGAACTATCCAAGTCGGAGGAAACTTAACTATAGCCGGAGGAACTTTTTCAGCCAGAAATTATGGTGCGGGGACAAATACAATAAATGTAACAGGAGTATTAGGTATATCTGCCGGAACTTTTAATGGATCGGCATCTGAAAATGCTGCTGCTTCTGTAGTATTCAACATAGGAAGCTTTAATATGACAGGCGGAATATTTAACGGAGCGGCCGGAAATGCAAGCACTTTAATTAACATATCAGGAAGTTATTCATTAACAAATGGCGATTATAACGCATTAATCTCTTCAAGCGGACAAACAACGATCGCTCTCAAGGGGACCAATGGCAACATAACTTCAACTGTTCCTATGACAAACGGGGTTCAAGATGTGATAGTAACCGGTTCTTATAAATTACTCTCTGATTTTGAGGTTGGCAAAGCATTAACATTAAGTGCGGGGAATTTAAATTTGAACGGTTATATTCTAAAGTTGGATGATGCGCTGAACATAACAAATGGTACATTAACCGGAAGCAATACCTCAGGCATTTATTTTGCCTCAGCAACAGTTGGCGCTAATTTACCTGCCATTACTCTTGGTAAATTAACCATAGATAGAACAGAGCAAACGATAAATTTAATTGGAAATGTCACTGTTCATGAGGAGCTAAAATTTACTTCCGGGAACCTATCAATTGGATCAAACATTTTAACAATCGGAGATAAGATTATTGGATCAGGATTAATTGGCGGCCCAACTTCCAATATGGTCTTTAACGGATCTACTCCAGCTACAGACATACCAGGCCTAACCTTACAAAACCTTACTATATCCAGACCTAACGGAATAAACTTGGCTGGAAATGTTACAGTTGGGGGCATCTTAACTCTTACAAATGGTACTTTAGATAATTCTTCCAACATATTGACCTTGGCCAATAATGCTACAATTGTCCGTGACCAGGGTTCGCTTTCAGCTTTACCTACTTTTGCAGGATTGATTAACCTTGTATACAATGGTTTAACTGCCGTGAACAGCTACTATGAAATACCAACATCTTCAGTTGCGCTTAACAATTTAACCATTAACAAAAGTGGTGGGTCCGGGCTTACTCTTATTTCAAATGTAACAGTTAACGGAATATTGACCATTCCTTCAGGAGGAATACTATCTGCAGGTAATCAAACCATTAATATAAAAAACAATTGGGTGAATAATGGTACATTCAATGCAGGAACAGGTACCGTAAACTTTGCAGGAACAACTACAATTTCAGGAAGTTCATCCAATACATTTTACAATGTATCATTAGCATCAGGAGCATCATTAACAGTCCCTGCAACAACAACTACAATCAATGGAGACTTCCTAGCAACAGCGCCTTCAACGTTTAACCATAACAATGGTACAATTACATATGCAGGTGCAGGGACTCAGAACATTGCAGGTCTTAACTACTACAACCTAACTAGCGCAAACACAGGCACTAGGATATTAAATGGAACTATTGGAATAGCTAATACATTTTCTCCAGGGACAAATAGCTATACTGCAACTGGAAGCACAATCAACTTCAATGGTACAAACCAAACGATCAACGCGTTTAGTTACAATAACCTCAGCTTGTCTAACAGCGGCACAAAAACTCCTGCGGAAGCAACTTTAACTGCTAACAACTTAACGATTTCAGGTACTGCAATTTTAGCTGGTAACGGAAAAACTATCAATGTAGCAGGAAACTGGACCACCCATGGCGCTGCTGCATTCGCTGAAACAGGCAGCAAAGTTGTATTCATCGGATCAGTACCTCAAACAATTACAACTACGGGTGGTGAAATTTTTAATGACCTGACAGTAAACAGTACTTCTACGGTTTCTTTAAATTCAGCAACAACAGTAAACGGAATTCTTGCTCTTACGAACGGAATCCTGGCTTCTGGTGGAAATCTTACACTTAATCTGAACTCTGGAAGTGTTGCATACAATACTGGAGACGCAGGAACTGTAACAGGTAATATTAAGATTTCAAAATCAGTAAATTCAACAAAAACTCATTACCTAGCCTGCCCACTTATCGGTGCTACAGCTAACGATTTTGCGGATAATACACCTGTAACAGATCCCACTAAACCAGGCTCAACCCGTTTATATGAATATATTGATGGAGCTTGGTCACCAATCACAGAAATGAATACTGGACTAGCTCCATTCAAGGCATATTCTTTATACTTTACAGCACCAACTACTCTTGATTTCACTGGTACTTACGGGCACGGAACTGTTCCATCAGAAATAACATTCCCTAATTCAACTTCCGGATTCAGAATGATTGGAAACCCTTTCCCTTCAACAATTGACTGGACACAATCGGGATGGACAAAAAACAATATTAACAATGCCATCTATTACTGGGATGCTGCAACCAGTAAATATGCTTCTTTTGTTAACGGATCAGGTATCAATGGAGGAACACAATACATCCCGGCGTTGCAAGGTTTTTTTGTAACCACAAGTGGGACCGGAGGTACTGCAAGTTTATCTATGACCAATAATGTAAGAACCACTTCTCAAAGCCCTTCATTGTGGAGAACTTCGGTTGACAATCAACCTGTATTAAATTTAACTGCTCAAAATGGCGCGTATTCTGATGAAACGGTTTTAAAGTTTACAGAAGACGCATCTGATCTATTTGACGGAAATCTTGATGCACTTAAATTAAAGAATGCAGGTAATAATCCTAATTTTTATTCGTTAACAAATGGAAGAAGCTACGCAATCAATAGCTTACCTCTGAATTATATAGATTCAACTATTCCATTAAAACTTGAAGCGCCTGTTACAGGAAACTATGTTATTTCAGCCTCTCAATTCACAGGTTTTGATACAACAGACATCATTCTTGAGGATAAATTATTAAACATTTCCTATGATTTAAAGTCTTCAAACGGATACTCTGCAGCAATAACAAAAGGAGATACTGCAATCAGATTCTTTATAAAATTCAGAAAGGCAGATGTAGTTACCGGATTAAGCAATCAAACGGAAGGCAAGGTAGCAGTAAATGCAATTGGAAATACAGTTAATGTATATTTCTCAAATATTGAAGAAAAAGAAGCCTCAGTTGTATTCCTTAATATAATTGGCCAGGAAGTAGATAGATCCGAAAATGTGAGTATTTCACAAGGTGTCTATACTAAAAGCCTAAAAGTATCGACAGGAATTTACATAGTAAAGGTAAAAGCCGGAAACAAAGTTTACACAGAAAAAATCTACATAAACAACTAA
- a CDS encoding polysaccharide biosynthesis/export family protein: MNKKKYLRFIYLFFLAASIFSCVPQKKVVYLQGNQNDSMFIGQEQFVYKIQPRDLLHISVVSPDLRVTSFYNIQQTPSQAVSPGSMYLNGYIVNDSGMVNIPVIGKVKVKDQTLSEIQLNIEKIVREQVSDATVVVKLLSYRVTVLGEVRNPGIHYMYNERFTLLEALGMAGDLSEYGSRKNLKLMRPKNGGTEIVHLDLTDENLLKSPYFYLKPNDVVYVAPMKAKIDRNNLTLTATLFAGLSALLLLINFIKSN, translated from the coding sequence ATGAATAAAAAAAAATATTTAAGATTTATATATCTTTTTTTTCTTGCCGCTTCCATTTTTTCCTGTGTACCGCAAAAGAAGGTTGTTTATTTACAAGGAAATCAAAATGACTCGATGTTCATTGGGCAGGAGCAGTTTGTTTATAAAATTCAACCCCGTGATCTTTTGCATATAAGTGTTGTAAGTCCAGACCTGCGGGTTACTTCATTTTATAATATTCAACAAACACCCAGTCAGGCAGTCTCTCCGGGAAGTATGTACCTTAATGGATACATTGTCAATGACTCAGGCATGGTGAATATTCCTGTTATTGGAAAAGTAAAAGTCAAAGATCAGACCTTATCAGAAATTCAGCTTAATATTGAAAAGATTGTAAGAGAACAAGTTTCAGATGCAACGGTCGTTGTTAAACTACTAAGCTATAGAGTTACTGTATTAGGAGAAGTAAGAAATCCTGGGATACACTATATGTATAATGAAAGATTCACCCTGCTGGAGGCTTTGGGAATGGCAGGTGATTTGTCTGAATATGGGAGTAGAAAGAATTTAAAATTGATGCGTCCTAAGAATGGAGGAACTGAAATTGTTCATCTGGACCTTACAGATGAGAATCTTCTGAAATCTCCTTATTTTTATTTGAAACCGAATGATGTTGTTTATGTAGCTCCAATGAAAGCAAAGATTGACAGGAATAACCTGACTCTTACTGCGACTTTATTTGCAGGGTTGTCAGCATTACTTCTTCTTATTAATTTTATAAAATCAAACTAA
- a CDS encoding polysaccharide biosynthesis tyrosine autokinase: protein MKKREDETIDIKALLNKLYQYWPLFALSLFLSLGYAYLYIRYYTEPKYNVISTILIKPNEKISGFQEIDLFRQDKKKSNEMAILKSYEMAYKTLLQLEFNVSYFHKGQLRDVELYQSAPFKVIIDTSFKKQAYNIPIFINIVSSNDYKLTIGKSAEIKQTFTFGEPVKLENLSFSIVKMEENIQVADHYYFKLHDPATLAILYRNKLQVTNSGGKESSILELSTVGNNIQRECDYLNKLTEVYIQTGLDEKNQIASNTINFIDSQLASIASSLNKAETELESFRRNNKVMDISSAATSVFAKLDELEAEKAVLLVKDKYYHYVLDYVTSNKDLTGVIAPSIMGIDDPLLNNLTINLVELNREKSSLGRNTTGNNPFLNSLEIKIKNSKEALLENVKNIINGSRISLNEIEKRIAKLEKEVRDLPKNERELVDIQRRFNLNDHLYNYLLEKKAESGIAKASNIPDNKIVEKARSFNAFQVGPKTNMIYSNALLVGLSIPLVILILRSYFNNKIQSKKSIEERTDIPVIGIVGHNDNFSNLAVLKNPKSGIAESFRSIRINLQYLAPDKEKKIICITSSISGEGKTFTSINLASIIAMSGKKTILIGADLRKPKIFEDFGLDNLSGLSTYLAGNHKIDQVIFKTQVECLDIISAGPVPPNPGELILSNRLNSLMEELKNRYDYIIIDTPPIGLVADCFILMKYSDINLYIVRHKYTEIKLLDKVNSFVEEGKINNMSIIINDLYYSDNKYEYGYGYGYGYGYEYGIQDEQKSESVFEKINKRIKLPFLK from the coding sequence GTGAAAAAAAGAGAAGACGAAACAATCGATATTAAAGCATTATTAAATAAGTTATACCAATACTGGCCGTTATTTGCTTTAAGTCTTTTCCTATCACTTGGATATGCCTATCTGTATATTAGGTACTATACCGAACCAAAGTACAATGTAATTTCAACAATTCTTATAAAGCCTAATGAGAAGATTTCCGGGTTTCAGGAAATAGATTTGTTCCGTCAGGATAAAAAGAAATCCAATGAAATGGCTATTCTGAAGTCTTATGAAATGGCATATAAGACTTTGTTGCAACTGGAATTTAACGTTTCTTACTTCCATAAAGGACAATTAAGAGATGTTGAATTGTACCAATCGGCACCTTTTAAGGTCATTATTGATACAAGCTTTAAAAAACAGGCTTATAATATCCCTATTTTTATAAATATCGTTTCCTCTAATGATTATAAACTGACCATAGGGAAATCAGCAGAGATAAAACAGACCTTCACTTTTGGAGAACCGGTAAAACTGGAGAATTTATCCTTCTCTATAGTTAAGATGGAGGAAAATATACAGGTTGCGGATCATTATTATTTTAAGCTCCATGATCCGGCAACCCTTGCGATTCTTTATAGAAATAAACTTCAAGTTACTAATTCAGGAGGAAAGGAGTCCAGTATACTTGAGTTATCAACTGTAGGTAACAATATTCAGCGGGAATGCGATTATTTGAATAAGCTTACTGAAGTATATATACAAACCGGTCTTGATGAGAAAAATCAGATTGCTAGTAACACCATAAATTTTATTGACAGCCAGTTAGCTTCCATCGCCTCTTCTTTAAATAAAGCGGAAACAGAACTTGAGAGTTTTAGAAGAAATAACAAGGTTATGGATATTTCATCTGCTGCAACATCTGTTTTTGCAAAATTGGACGAATTGGAGGCTGAAAAGGCAGTATTGCTTGTAAAAGATAAATATTATCATTACGTACTGGATTATGTTACCAGCAATAAGGATTTAACTGGGGTTATTGCCCCATCAATTATGGGTATAGACGACCCTTTGCTAAATAACCTTACAATAAATCTGGTTGAGCTAAACAGGGAGAAATCGTCCTTAGGGAGGAATACGACAGGAAATAACCCATTTTTAAATTCTCTTGAAATCAAGATTAAAAATTCCAAGGAAGCATTATTAGAGAATGTTAAGAACATAATTAACGGGTCCAGAATTTCATTGAATGAAATCGAAAAGAGAATAGCAAAGCTGGAAAAGGAAGTGAGAGATCTGCCAAAGAACGAGAGGGAGCTTGTTGATATTCAGAGGAGGTTTAATCTCAATGATCATTTGTATAATTATCTTCTTGAAAAAAAGGCCGAATCAGGGATAGCAAAAGCTTCCAATATTCCGGATAATAAAATTGTTGAAAAGGCCAGAAGCTTTAATGCTTTTCAGGTAGGTCCTAAGACAAATATGATTTATTCAAACGCCTTACTTGTGGGGCTATCTATTCCATTAGTAATATTGATTCTAAGAAGTTATTTCAATAATAAAATCCAATCTAAAAAAAGTATTGAAGAGCGGACAGATATACCTGTTATTGGAATTGTGGGCCATAATGATAATTTTTCTAATCTTGCTGTATTGAAGAACCCTAAGTCTGGAATTGCTGAATCTTTCAGGTCTATAAGGATCAATCTTCAATATCTCGCTCCGGATAAAGAGAAAAAGATAATATGTATTACTTCAAGTATAAGTGGAGAAGGAAAAACATTTACATCTATAAATCTTGCTTCTATCATTGCGATGTCCGGGAAAAAAACCATTTTGATAGGAGCGGATCTACGAAAGCCGAAGATTTTTGAAGATTTTGGATTGGATAATTTAAGTGGGCTTAGTACTTATTTGGCAGGCAACCATAAAATAGATCAAGTGATCTTCAAAACACAGGTTGAATGCCTTGATATTATTTCAGCCGGTCCAGTCCCTCCTAATCCTGGTGAGCTGATTTTATCAAACAGGTTAAATTCTTTAATGGAGGAGTTAAAGAACCGTTATGATTACATAATCATTGATACTCCTCCTATAGGTCTTGTTGCTGACTGTTTTATCCTGATGAAGTATTCTGATATTAATCTATATATAGTAAGACATAAGTATACAGAGATAAAATTGTTGGATAAAGTTAACAGCTTTGTGGAAGAAGGTAAAATTAACAATATGAGTATTATAATTAATGATCTATACTATAGTGATAATAAGTATGAATATGGTTATGGATATGGTTATGGATATGGTTATGAATATGGAATACAAGATGAACAAAAGTCCGAATCAGTTTTTGAAAAAATTAATAAGAGAATAAAACTACCTTTTCTAAAATAA
- a CDS encoding lipopolysaccharide biosynthesis protein: MSEISFNKKNVLSFSKLLGETFLVQSLIQFTGMLIGFYIVRKLSVQEYALYTVANNMLAMLSVLSDCGISTSTYALGGKVWADKGKLGKVMSTAMIFRNKFALMALLIGVPITFFLLLGQKTSWETVVLIIITFIPAFKAQLTDNLYVVVPRLHQDIRLLQGYQLFVAAFRLLLGGISLFFFPLAWIALLANGIPQIIGNFRLRKIVDLRATITNEEDPETKKEIVRIVKRTLPGSLYFAFSGQITLFILAYMGKSNSVAEWGALGRYSAIFALISSVFAMVIMPRYARLENDRKKVFSTAHKILALQLVLCFLVLAGGYLLSDILLDLLGKDYQNLGTELLVTLSCGVAGVVTGTMLAFSIRRGWVVHPGINIFFNVFPVILFASLFTFNSLLNVLLYNLCVQVFVVISHYLVFLFHWNKYTN, from the coding sequence ATGTCTGAAATTTCTTTCAATAAAAAAAATGTATTAAGTTTTTCTAAGTTACTGGGGGAAACCTTCCTTGTTCAGTCATTAATTCAATTTACAGGAATGTTAATTGGGTTTTACATTGTCAGAAAGTTATCAGTACAAGAATATGCTTTATACACAGTAGCCAATAACATGCTTGCTATGTTAAGTGTTTTATCCGATTGCGGGATCTCAACAAGCACATATGCATTAGGAGGAAAAGTGTGGGCAGACAAAGGTAAACTAGGTAAGGTTATGTCGACAGCAATGATTTTTCGCAATAAATTTGCATTAATGGCCTTGCTTATTGGAGTTCCAATTACTTTCTTCTTGTTACTTGGGCAAAAAACTTCATGGGAAACTGTAGTTCTGATCATTATAACCTTTATACCCGCGTTCAAAGCTCAGTTGACAGACAACTTATATGTAGTAGTACCCAGATTACATCAGGATATTCGATTACTACAAGGCTATCAGCTTTTTGTAGCAGCATTCCGATTGCTGCTGGGGGGCATATCTTTATTTTTCTTTCCATTAGCGTGGATCGCGTTACTTGCAAATGGAATTCCACAAATAATAGGCAATTTTAGATTACGCAAAATTGTAGACTTGCGTGCGACCATAACCAATGAAGAGGATCCGGAGACTAAAAAAGAAATTGTTCGAATTGTTAAGCGGACACTTCCGGGGAGCCTATATTTCGCTTTCTCTGGACAAATAACATTGTTTATTCTAGCTTATATGGGGAAATCAAACAGTGTTGCAGAATGGGGAGCTTTAGGAAGATATTCAGCGATTTTTGCTTTAATATCTTCTGTTTTCGCCATGGTTATTATGCCCAGATACGCCCGTTTGGAGAATGATCGAAAGAAAGTCTTTTCTACAGCCCACAAAATCTTAGCTCTACAACTCGTACTTTGCTTTTTGGTATTGGCGGGAGGTTATTTACTATCTGATATTTTATTGGACTTATTGGGAAAGGATTATCAAAATCTGGGTACTGAACTTCTGGTAACTTTATCTTGCGGAGTTGCAGGAGTCGTAACAGGTACAATGCTTGCTTTTTCTATCCGGAGAGGGTGGGTGGTTCATCCTGGAATAAACATTTTTTTTAATGTTTTCCCGGTTATTTTGTTTGCTTCTCTATTTACTTTTAATTCTTTGTTGAATGTATTATTGTATAATTTATGTGTACAGGTTTTTGTTGTCATTTCGCATTATCTCGTATTTCTGTTTCATTGGAACAAATACACTAATTAA
- a CDS encoding glycosyltransferase family 2 protein — translation MKVSIIIPSYNRASYIIDTLQSVANQTSADWECIVVDDGSTDHTEEVVNEFMSRYPQMPFKWMKNARTKGAQGARNTGFLNSQGEYLIFLDSDDLLDKHCVENRLGIIKIHPLFDYYAFPVRLFTITPGDLEYAWNRMNKAGWSVLDRMLVHDAPWQTLGCFWSRKALEEIGMWDERVTSLQDWDAHIQLVMHPGLKGWICSDEKSFDAFYRVGSHDSISKKFSTKKGAETNVYLIEKAYKSLQNYGLLEKHLPAFRQFLWIMNTLISISDNEMGKVVAQKYHHIYEMVGVKSFAHRLYAATRFDMSKPKIIRGIVSIIPQLFPINNWKQREDTCSKIKINDL, via the coding sequence ATGAAAGTATCCATTATCATTCCTTCATATAATAGGGCTTCATACATTATTGATACACTTCAATCAGTAGCAAACCAAACTTCAGCAGACTGGGAGTGTATTGTGGTGGATGATGGTTCTACAGATCATACTGAAGAAGTGGTGAATGAATTTATGTCCAGATATCCCCAAATGCCATTCAAGTGGATGAAGAATGCACGAACGAAAGGGGCACAAGGGGCCAGAAATACTGGTTTCTTAAATTCGCAAGGTGAATATTTGATTTTTCTGGATTCTGATGATTTGTTAGATAAGCATTGTGTTGAAAATAGACTGGGTATTATTAAAATACATCCTCTTTTTGATTACTATGCATTTCCCGTTCGCTTGTTTACGATTACTCCCGGAGACTTGGAATATGCATGGAACCGTATGAATAAAGCGGGTTGGTCTGTATTGGACAGAATGTTGGTGCATGATGCTCCCTGGCAGACTTTAGGTTGTTTCTGGAGTAGGAAAGCTTTGGAAGAAATAGGGATGTGGGATGAACGTGTAACTTCTCTTCAGGACTGGGATGCGCATATTCAGCTCGTGATGCATCCGGGACTAAAAGGATGGATCTGTTCAGATGAGAAATCATTTGATGCCTTTTATCGCGTGGGAAGTCACGACTCGATCTCGAAAAAGTTTTCTACTAAGAAGGGGGCTGAAACCAATGTTTATCTCATAGAAAAGGCTTATAAGTCACTTCAAAATTATGGATTATTAGAAAAGCATTTGCCTGCATTCAGACAGTTTCTGTGGATAATGAATACATTGATAAGTATTTCTGATAATGAAATGGGAAAGGTAGTAGCTCAGAAATATCATCATATTTATGAGATGGTTGGTGTTAAATCATTTGCACACCGATTATATGCTGCAACTAGATTTGACATGAGTAAACCGAAAATTATTAGAGGGATAGTATCCATTATACCCCAACTTTTCCCGATAAATAATTGGAAACAGAGAGAGGATACTTGTAGTAAAATCAAAATAAATGACTTATAA
- a CDS encoding acyltransferase: MKIKVFFAELRLYLCNHVVNKIPSHTLRLWYYRFVMRYEIGEEATIGLGCSFDAAKNLIIGNKSVINARCRLDSRGGLEIGECVSISSDTIILTADHDPNQYMVGRNRPVKIEPYVFIGTRAMILAGVTIGTQSVVAAGSVVSKNIPPHCIAGGIPAKKIKDVPNNGILMKEFYPYRRLFQ; this comes from the coding sequence ATGAAGATAAAAGTTTTTTTTGCTGAGCTACGACTTTATCTCTGCAATCATGTAGTCAATAAAATTCCAAGTCATACACTTCGCTTATGGTATTACCGTTTTGTAATGAGGTATGAAATAGGCGAAGAGGCAACAATTGGTCTGGGGTGTAGCTTTGATGCAGCTAAAAATCTTATAATTGGTAATAAATCAGTCATCAATGCCCGATGTCGTTTAGATTCAAGAGGCGGGCTTGAGATAGGTGAATGTGTTTCCATCTCCTCTGATACCATTATACTGACAGCGGACCATGACCCGAATCAGTACATGGTGGGAAGAAATAGACCTGTAAAGATTGAACCATATGTTTTTATAGGTACAAGAGCAATGATTTTGGCAGGAGTTACTATTGGTACTCAGTCTGTAGTTGCAGCAGGTTCCGTGGTAAGCAAGAACATACCTCCCCATTGTATTGCAGGGGGAATTCCTGCAAAGAAAATCAAAGATGTGCCCAATAACGGAATCTTGATGAAGGAATTTTACCCATATAGGAGACTCTTCCAGTAA